One Chanodichthys erythropterus isolate Z2021 chromosome 10, ASM2448905v1, whole genome shotgun sequence DNA segment encodes these proteins:
- the tmem240b gene encoding transmembrane protein 240 isoform X1, with amino-acid sequence MKMMFMVAGAVLVLAIVCVSDMNALLDRFHNFILPRMRGPERVCHCTCGRHHVEYVIPYEGSVSAGSIGSSATGNSVSKQELDLVLGLLMGFCISWILLWLDGALHCALRFWRSSRAYGADGELWRSWRWVSRVCNLRELRRRLQPRRTPEDAGNNVVHVKQKLYHNGHPSPRRL; translated from the exons ATGAAGATGATGTTTATGGTGGCTGGAGCGGTTCTGGTGCTG GCCATCGTGTGTGTGTCCGACATGAACGCGCTGCTGGACCGATTTCACAACTTCATCCTACCGCGCATGCGCGGACCCGAGCGCGTGTGTCACTGCACCTGCGGCAG GCATCATGTGGAGTACGTGATCCCGTACGAGGGCTCGGTCTCGGCCGGCTCCATCGGCTCCTCCGCGACGGGGAACAGCGTGAGCAAACAGGAGCTGGACCTGGTCCTGGGTCTCCTGATGGGCTTCTGCATCAGCTGGATCCTGCTGTGGCTGGACGGAGCGCTTCACTGCGCGCTGCGCTTCTGGAGGTCCAGCAGAGCCTACG GTGCGGACGGCGAGCTGTGGCGCTCGTGGCGCTGGGTGTCCCGCGTGTGTAACCTGAGGGAGCTGCGCAGACGCCTGCAGCCGCGCCGGACGCCGGAGGACGCCGGGAATAACGTGGTCCACGTCAAGCAGAAGCTGTACCACAACGGCCACCCGAGTCCACGCAGACTCTGA
- the necap2 gene encoding adaptin ear-binding coat-associated protein 2, translated as MMADTSALYESVVCVKSEVHVYRIPPRSSNRGYRAADWKLDEPAWTGRMKITAKGTAAFIKLEDKNTGELFAQAPVDQYPGSAVEAVTDSSRYFVIRIEDGNGRHAFIGIGFADRGDSFDFNVALQDHFKWVKQESEFARQEATQDSAPKLDLGFKEGQTIKINIGNIKKKDPSGPAKSRAAGGLLPPPPGVRAGGLVPPPVVQQMTPVAPPSTGTLLDIGDSVPAPAPPSQDLWGDFTAAGSGSTQDTRSEWVQF; from the exons ATGATGGCGGACACTAGCGCACTGTATGAGTCGGTGGTGTGTGTGAAGTCAGAGGTTCATGTTTACCGAATTCCGCCCAGAAGCTCCAACCGCGGATACCG GGCGGCGGACTGGAAGCTGGACGAGCCGGCGTGGACCGGACGCATGAAAATCACAGCCAAAGGAACTGCAGCCTTCATTAAACTAGAGGACAAAAACACAG GCGAGCTGTTCGCTCAGGCTCCGGTGGATCAGTATCCGGGCAGCGCagtggaggccgtcaccgactCCAGCCGATACTTCGTCATCAGGATCGAAGACGGAAACG GCCGTCACGCGTTCATCGGCATCGGTTTTGCTGACCGCGGCGACTCGTTCGATTTCAATGTGGCACTACAGGATCATTTCAA GTGGGTGAAACAGGAAAGTGAATTCGCCCGACAGGAAGCCACTCAGGATTCGGCGCCAAAGCTGGACTTGGGCTTCAAAGAGGGTCAGACCATCAAGATCAACATCGGG aacATCAAGAAGAAAGACCCCAGCGGGCCGGCGAAGTCTCGTGCAGCCGGCGgattgcttcctcctcctcccgGTGTGAGAGCCGGCGGTCTCGTTCCTCCACCCGTAGTGCAGCAGATGACACCCGTCGCTCCGCCCAGCACAG GGACACTGTTGGACATTGGAGACTCTGTCCCCGCCCCGGCTCCGCCCTCTCAGGACCTGTGGGGTGATTTCACCGCGGCAGGCTCTGG GTCCACGCAGGACACGCGCTCGGAGTGGGTGCAGTTCTAG
- the tmem240b gene encoding transmembrane protein 240 isoform X2: protein MNALLDRFHNFILPRMRGPERVCHCTCGRHHVEYVIPYEGSVSAGSIGSSATGNSVSKQELDLVLGLLMGFCISWILLWLDGALHCALRFWRSSRAYGADGELWRSWRWVSRVCNLRELRRRLQPRRTPEDAGNNVVHVKQKLYHNGHPSPRRL from the exons ATGAACGCGCTGCTGGACCGATTTCACAACTTCATCCTACCGCGCATGCGCGGACCCGAGCGCGTGTGTCACTGCACCTGCGGCAG GCATCATGTGGAGTACGTGATCCCGTACGAGGGCTCGGTCTCGGCCGGCTCCATCGGCTCCTCCGCGACGGGGAACAGCGTGAGCAAACAGGAGCTGGACCTGGTCCTGGGTCTCCTGATGGGCTTCTGCATCAGCTGGATCCTGCTGTGGCTGGACGGAGCGCTTCACTGCGCGCTGCGCTTCTGGAGGTCCAGCAGAGCCTACG GTGCGGACGGCGAGCTGTGGCGCTCGTGGCGCTGGGTGTCCCGCGTGTGTAACCTGAGGGAGCTGCGCAGACGCCTGCAGCCGCGCCGGACGCCGGAGGACGCCGGGAATAACGTGGTCCACGTCAAGCAGAAGCTGTACCACAACGGCCACCCGAGTCCACGCAGACTCTGA